The genomic region CTGGCTCGTTGCCCCTGCGACCAAGCAGAGCGGCAAAGGCGGTACCTCCGACTTCACCACTGAAGGAAACTTGACTGCCCCATCGCAGTATGACTTGATTCCCAAGGGTGCACCTTCAGTACGTTCTTTCAAGCATCCTCCTTGGAATTGACCTCTGACATGACACAGGTCGGACACGATCCAAAGGACAGCCAGATCTGGTACTACAACGGCACACCCGCTGCCTGCACCTTTGTCGCTCTGGACTATGTCCTCCCTAAGTTCGCTAACTTTAGCGTTCCTGATCTCGTTGTTACTGGACCTAACTACGGAACCAACTTGGGCGGTTTTGTGTGGACTTTGTCCGGTACTGCTGGAGCTGCGTGAGTATCCTACATCCCAGCGAGAAGATGTCTGAACTGACGACGTACAGATATGCCGCTACCAATCGTGGAATTCCTGCCATTGCCATCTCAGCAAGCAACCAAGAAGTCCCCTACTTTGAAGTCAAGAACCGAACCAACCCTGCTACGTGGGCTGCCCAAGCCTCCGTCAAATTCGTCGAGAACTTCATCGCCACATCCCCCAAGAACGGTCCTCTTCTCCCCCTCGGTTACGGCGTAAGCGTCAATCTTCCCGTCTTGACAAAGAAAAACCAGAATCCGGATTTCGTGCAGACACGATTCACTGGAAACGCTCACGTCAATGAAGCTGTCCTCgacaaagagaagggaaCATTTACTTGGGCCAACATCAAGCCTTACGCCGCTGGTGTGAATGCTTGCATTAATGGCGATTGCTCTCTTCCTGGTGAGACAtatgttgttgagaatggcaaggcgTCTGTGTCTTTCTACACGGTTGATTACTCGGCGCCTAGCACGGAGTATACAAAGTCTCTCATCCAGCGAGTTGCATCGTTTGTTTCAAGCGATAAATAGTAGTACATAGTACAGAAGAGAGTCATGGGTTTACCATGCGCCGATGATTCCCAACGCCTTTAAAAAATAGCAAGTTCAAGGTTCCTAGAGCGAGCGGCGCCCTCAATGTCAAAAGAATTTGTCCCATCCGCccaagcctcatcaagcATTTCAAATAAAGTGTTGATTAGATCAAAGGAATCTGTGCCAAGTAACGAGTTCCTGACATCGTCGAGTGTTGCCTTCCAGGTTGGATGTTGTTTGAGGAGCGGGACTTCTAGACCAGCGTTGACAACTGCATACGGAAGCCCATTATGGACGAGTAGGTGCTGATTGCGAGGTTCTTCAAAAGCCTTTTGCAGGGCATCTatcgatgagatgagacGGCATAGAACGACCTCTGTATCTGGACCCTTCCTCGACATGCCGTCCTCTCGGTCAGGGAGTCCTCTTGCTTTTCGCTCCATTCTCCGTCGACGACGGACTTCTAGGATGCCTGCCAAGCGCCAGCATTCCCAGTAGTGGCACTGCAGTGACTCACCTACCTGTCCCGGCCAGTCCCAGAAGCGAGTCTCGGTGTACTCTGGATCATTGTCCATGATGCTAGCAAAGATATCGAGGAGAGAGCGGGGTATGCCTGATACGACTTCTACACCGGTCGCTCGGCCTTCGTCGcgatcatcttgaagacgaCGGAAAAGTTTCCAGACGCCGATGGAAGGATTTACTCGACCGATGACGCTGGATGGAAGATCCATTACACCAAGAACTTCGAGAAGATGTTGCGTATGGAGATCATTAGAAATTTGACCAACGGTGCTGAGTTTGGTTCTGAGATCGTAGACGTCGACAATGAGTTCGAGGTACTTTGTCCATGGTTGGGTCTGCAGTAGCTGCACGCACGGTGTTAATTTCCGAGGCTCCGACGCCGGGAATAAGCAGTCAAGGGAACACGTACACATAGCGAACAGACTAGCAAGCCAGCGCATATTGTCGCGAGGTGCATTCGCTCATACCGAGCGGAAAGTTCTTGTCGGAATGTCTGCAGCGCCAAGTCGGTATATTCCATCGACTTGACAGACATGCCCCGATTTCCATCATCCATATAAAGCTGTATCGCACCGGCGATCATGACCAGCGCCGGGCTCTGATAAGCCATCTGCTCAAAGAAGGGTTTGATCCATGAGCTCGCTTCCGTAGAGTACAGCCGATTGAGGCCATTGTTCATAACTAGCGAAACATCAGCACACAACTACCTCGGGTATCAAAATGAGGAGTAAAAATGAATGACAGCATACATCTCTGAAATCTCGGGTCTTGAGCGTCCGCTGAAGGCACGCCGACGGCCTGGGGTGAGAAGGCAGACGACGAGATTGAGCCCGACGCGGTGCTCGACGTATCATGGTTAGGAGCAGAGGAAGTCTCGGAATCCATCGACAGTAGATCCTGATTGCTCTCAGGCCCTTGAGTCGCGACCAATGACGCGTCGGGCACAGATGCGCCGGCAAATCTGCCTCTAGAAGCGACGCCATTGACCCAGCGGAGAGGAGTCGAGTAACCCTGGCACCTCATACCCCTTTGGGTGCAAGCGTGGCACTCCGGGCGAGCCTGGTCGCATTTTCGCTTGCGGGCTTTACAGTTCAGGCAGCCTCCGCGAGATCGGGCCATAGTGTCTCTCTCTATCGCTGGGCTTAGATCTTGCTCAGGGATTGTGGATGGAGTGGTGGGTGTACGAAAGGAGGCGATATTCTGACTTTGCGGGGCTGGGGATGGAAGTTTATAGACGAAAAAGGGTGAAAGAGGCGCCGCGCGTGTATCTCCCTAAAGCAGTTTAGATCGTCAACGGGAACATTTGTTATCGCCACATAAGTTTTTTTGTGTATGTGGGAACGTGAGAATGCGGGGAGATAACCTTTGCTTGTGATTTGCAGAATAAACCACATGGACAGGGATTGTTAGAGGTAGATAGCGGGAGATAAAGCTAATCGCGGTACACAGACACAGACCCTGAGCCCCTATACCCCGTACTCATTGTTGACGCACTGCCGATGTTGAGTTGAGAGAAACGGCCGACGGCCATCGTATCAAGTTTGTCTCGTGCAGAACAAGACTCAGTGCATTGCATGTTGGTGGCTGTACACTACTTTTGATATCACAGACTGGGCTGAGATTGAAGGGATATATAGTCTTGTGCTTGCCTCTCTCCTCACATCATACGAATCAGTCCAGCATCAGAAACCTCCACTTTCTTCCCCATTTCAATTCTCCAAGCGAGCCAAGTCCCATCATGACCTCCACCGATCGCGTCCCCATCCCGGGAGAAGCCCGCCTGATCTTGGGTAAAACACTATAACCTCTCAGCATCACCGACAATTTCACTGATCAATTCGCAGCAGATTCAGCTACCGACGCGTCGTGCTTCGTTCTTCAGCCAACGCCCTCCAAGGATCCCAATGAACCTCTTGTGAGCATTTCCTAACACTATCCCTTAAACTTTGTATTAACGCGTTGTAGAATTGGCCTACATGGCGAaagctcttcaactttgGGCTGTCGATCGCCGTCACGGTCGCTGCTTTCACGAATGTCTCTATCCAGACTGTCTTTTGGCAGCAGATGACTGTTGACATGGGCGTTAGCATTCAGCAGTTGACCAATGCCCAATCCGCCCAGCTAGCTGGTCTAGCCATGGGTTGCTTGTTCTTCATCCCCCTCGCTATCAAGTATGGGCGTCGCTCTGCGTACATCATCTCTACTGCTGTTCTTGCTGGTGTCTCGTGGTGGACTTCGAGAATGCAGAGCTATCCTGAGTTGATTGTCACCATGGTTATTACTGGTCTCGGTGGTGCTATCAACGAGACGGCTGTTCAGATGACTGTAAGTCCATGTCCTCAATATTCAGGCCGTTTGCTGATAGCTGTAGATCTCTGACCTCTTCTTTGTTCATCATCGTGGATCTGCTAATGCTGTCTACTTCACCGCCGTCATGGTCGGTTCTTTTCTCGCCCCCATGGCCGCTGGTACACAAGCTGCCAACCAAGGCTGGCGCTGGTCTTACTACACCCTGTCCATCTGCCTCACCAttctcttcgtcgtcttcatctttgcATTCGAGGAGACAAAGTACATTCCCGTCTCGGTCGGTGAGGCAGATAACGATGACGCATGTTCCGAGCAGAACCCCACCGAGAAGGACATTGActccaagaacaaggtcgGCAGTGATCTTGTCACCGTGGCTACTCATACTGACCCCACCATCCCCATGAACTCATACCGTCAGTGCATGCGTTTGACCACCACGACAAGCGAATCGCTCCCTCGTTTGTTCATGATGCCTTTCCATGTCATCACCCTTCCCCACGTCATGTTCACGGCTCTGCAGTTTGCTTCTGGAGTCTGCTGGCTTGTCATCTTCATGCAGATCATCTCCATTGTCTTCTCAGCTCCTCCCTATAGCTTCACCACCGCTGGTATTGGATACATGGCTCTTGGTCCGTTTGTTGGTAACATCTTTGGAAGTATTTATGGAGGACCTCTTGCAGACTGGACTGTTGTTCGACTTGCACGACGCAATGGTGGTGTCTACGAGCCTGAGATGCGATTGTATCCTCTTGTCATTCCTACCTTTTTCATGGCTGGTGGAATCATCATGTTTGGCGCTACAGCTGCTCGAGTAAGTCAAcctccttcatcttgttACCCTCTAACATTCTTTAGGGCATGCACTGGATCTACCCATCCCTGGGTGGAGCATTCTTTGCCTTTGGCCTCGGTGCCAACGGTGACATCACCTTTactctcatcatcgacaCATATCGCGAGCTTGTCGCTGAAGCCTTCATCGGTATTGCTTTCTTGCGAAACGCCGTCTCTGTTGGTGTCACCTTTGCCATCGTTCCTTGGATGACATCCATGGGTCTTACCAACATGTTCATCATCAGTGGCTGCATTGCATTCGCCATTGGTTCTCTCTTTGTGCCCATGATCATCTACGGCAAGAAGATTCGCACTACTTTGGCACCTCGCTATTGGAAGCTCGTCGAGATGCGGTCACGTATTTGACAGGACTTTACGATGGATTAATGACACTCGGATGGAATTGTATGGAAGATATTGGGAATCATTAGGTCGTGGTGTTGGTAGTTTAGGTATCATCAATTTACTCATACTCTCTTTTATCTTAAGACTTGGATTTCAGTGAAGTTTCGCTTGGAGTGAACGGACTTGAATTACAGTTTTCCTTAGTCAAACAGCCACCGCGCTATTGGCTGCATCGTACTTTGCTAGGGCATGTCACACCTTCAGAAACTCGGCGGCGTTTTAGACTCAGCCTCACCCAGCCCGGGAAGATCATTACGTCGTTGAGTCACATCACGTCTGAAAGATAGTTATTCCCGGGTCATTCAGCCCCACATGAAACCTGCAGCTCAAAGATACGATGTGGAACTTTATGTTGATATATCAACTATCTATTCATCTACAAGTTTGCTGCTCTCTTTCCAGGAAAATTAGTCAACCGATAACAGTCAATAACTGGTCTCCCCTCCGACATGATCATGGCCCCGATAGCAACAACGCTATTCAACCAGCCGTACGAACTGTCACCAGGGGCCTCAAACTTGATATGCGTAAAATactccatctcatcttgcGTAACAGTATCCCGCTCTCCCACCTGCTCCTCCACTCCAGGTCCAGTACGATAGATGCCCTGTGCTTTAACAAGGATATGTACGTTATCATGAGTTCGCAGCGTGTACATGGCATTTAACCGAACAAGCGACTATACCCCTGTTAGCTAATCAACGataagctttttttttatGCATTGTATTCACCTTATTGGGATTAATGACTTCGGCCCAGTCGGCACCACTCTTGTCAACGATGATTCCCTTTATCTGAGGGCCATTGACTTGGCCTCCTTGGATGGGGAGGACAACTCTGCTCTTGGAGGTGCCGTCGATGCCTGCAATCTCGGTAACCCCGTCTTTGTCCATCTCGGCAACGATGCGGTAGATGAACTCTAGATGCGGCATGCGCATTGTTGGAATATCGGCTTCGGAAGGAGAGAAGTCATTTCCGGGAGATGGTACGTGAGAAGACATTCCGAAGGTGATGGACCGGGGAGTGGGCAGGGAGTGTTAGATCTTAGATCTGATCTTGTGGAAACCTGATACACTTGATTTGGAAGACCATGGCATCTTTTATCTTTACGAATCATTTTTTGTTTTGATACGCTGATTGATACGACGACTGCTACGGAAATGATACCGATGATACTGCAGATGACACTGCAGATGACACTGCAGATCAGACCCTGTTTCTATGCCGCTTGCATTTGCCGACACACTGGCGGCTCCAACTGCCAAACTGGGGCATTACATGCGCCTCGGAGCTAAAACAACCCCCTCCAAATCTCGCGGCGACGCTATCTCGGCTTGCAGTATGGGGTAGTCTATCCGCATTGTGGGGGAGATTAGAGGATCTAGACCTCCGGAATTCCGTCGCCTGCTCTCTTTCCTCATTAATAAACAATGCGGAGACCAAAAATGCTTCTCCAGcaaatctcatcatcctcacatCATTCATCATGCCTGCTACTACTACCAACTGGAAGACCATTGCTGCTCAGCACCGCGAGAAGCAGCGTGATGCTGTACCGACAGAATGGCTCCTCCCAGAGAAACAGCTCCAGGGGCTGAAGAATAATGGAGATGGTAATGGTAGCAAGCTTATTGAATCCAAGGCTGTTCAGAGGTCTGGACTTTTGAcggagaaggagattgttATCACGGAAAGGTATACTGCTGCTGAGTTATTGAGCAAGATACATTCTCAAGAGCTCTCTTCAGAGGAAGTTACTGTGGCGTTTTCCAAGCGTGCAAGTCTTGCTCAACAATTGGTATGTAACATTGAGACAACCATTGGGACCAGTACTAACAGAAGTAGACATCGTGTTTGACCGAGATTATGTTCAAGGAGGGCATTCAAAGAGCtaaagagcttgatgagcaATTAAAGACAACTGGAAAGCTGGCTGGTCCACTCCACGGATTGCCCATCAGTCTGAAGGTATGCATCATCACCTTCAGCATCAGAAAGCTTACTAACAAAACAGGACTCATATCGCGTAAAAGGCCATCATGCCACCGTTGGATATGTCGAGTTTCTTCGTCAGCCAATTCCTGACCACAACTCTGCACTCGTTGACCTGTTGCTCGACGCTGGAGCTGTTTTGTACTGCAAGACAAACCTGCCCCAGACAATGATGGTAAGCTACAACATGCCCTATTGGATTGGCGACACCTTCTAATACCCCGTAGACAGCAGATTCGGAAAACAACATTTTTGGAAGAACTCTCAACCCTCACAACACCAGCCTTACAGCAGGTGGTTCAACCGGCGGTGAAGGTGCTCTCGTCGCCTTTAGAGGATCTCCCCTCGGCGTCGGCAGTGACATCGCCGGCTCCATCCGCATTCCCTCCTTATGCTGCGGTATCTACGGATTCAAACCCACCTCTGAGCGTGTTCCCTTCGGAGGCCAATCAGAATATCCTTTTCCTAAGGACCATATCCCCGGTATTGCGCCAGTCGGTGGACCCATGGCCAACTCCATCGAAGATCTCGAGTTATTCATGAAGATTACTCTTGCTCAACGACCTTGGAATTACGACCCCACTGTTGTTGATATCCCCTGGAGAGACCTTGGTGAGGCAGATACTAAGCTTACCATTGGTGTGATGGCTGAAGATCCGGAATATCCTCTGCATCCACCTGTTCGACGTGCTTTAGCAAAGGCTGCTTCTTCGCTTGAGAACGCAGGCCATAAGCTCGTTTATCTCTCTCAAGATCCTAAGCGCAATGCTGGCCTTGGTGCAAGAATCGGATTCCAGTTATTCAGTATCATGGGTCCTGATCTCGATACCGTCTCTCGAGAGATCGGTGAGCCACTTGTTAACTCTGTGGCTATCGCTGTTCATCCCTTTGCTAACGGCAACTTCCCTGTTCCTCCGGATCTGGAGATTCCTGCGAAGATATCTCGGCTGAATGAGGTTCGCTTTGAGTACCTTAAGGCTTGGCAGGAGACGTATCGGGATAACAAGCTTGATGTTATTCTTGCTCCTGGAGCTGCTACCACGGCTATTCCTCATGATACATATGGTGTTCCCATTTACACTCTTATGTGGAATGTGTTGGATGTAAGTTGTCATCATTGTATATTAGAAACTGGGACATGCTGACAAGATGATAGTTCCCTGCTGGTATTATTCCCTTCGGCAACTCATCCAAGTTTGAAGACTCCGAACACGTTAAGGCCAAGGCCCCATTCGACCCCGATTGTAAGTTCTCCGATCAAACACTATTATAACGTAGCTAATCGATATCAGACATTCCAGAGGCTACAGACGGAGCACCGACCGCAATTCAAATCATTGCACCACGATTTAGAGACGAAGAATGTCTCCGAGCGATGAACATAGTAGACAAGGCCATTAGGAACTCCCGAGCAGAGAAGCTTTAGAAGATATGATTTCATTAGAGCGAGCTAGAGCAAAGAAAGCCTGATTTTAATAGCAAAACCAAAGACCAATAAAACGAGATCAAGTCTCAACCCCATCATTACCTATCCATTAACCGTGAAGCTCATCGTaatctcaacatcctggCAGCAGGTCTGCTTTCAATTCTCCCTGAACGTTCCCGCAACAAACTCAATATCACAATCTTGAACTGCTGCGCCAAATCATCCCACTCAAACTCAGGGTTAAGCGCCTTGATGAACACCCTCATCGAAGACTCAGGAATCTTGGTTATCGCGCAGACATCCTCTGCCGAGAGAGCCTTTTCCATCGCCGAAACAAACTTTGGCGCCAAAGAACTCTTGTACGTTGCAaagctctcttcttcaacaggtTCCTCCTTAGCAACTTCAACTACAGCCTTGGTCTCAGTTTCAGGGCGTGTTCCAGTGAGGACTTGCTCGAGGAACTGTTCATCAAGAGGTTCAACGTTGTTCTTGGCTGCATCGTTGCCAACTTGCCATGGGATACGCCTCTTCTCTGCATCATCCATGATTCGCCCGACGATCTTCCTCGTGCGGTTCTTGACCTCTTGATCAGCATCTTCGGAAACATCTGCATCGATGAGTTCGCGGTAGTAGTGAATGTTTTGCACCTTGAGTTGCTCAGGCTGAATCTGCCACTTGGCAGCAATCTCCTTATGCAAGTCAAGAACAGCGTGGCAGTTCTCCTTTGCGACATCCCAATTCTTGTCTTGACATGCCAATGCGACTGCGATCTTGAGATCTTTGAAGGCAGCTGAGCGCTTCGTGTACACGTTGCCGTAAACAAGATCGTCTGTAGGACGTCTCGCGCCGCCTCTGGCAAGATGTCCGAGATATCGCATCATTCTGGTGTAGCCTTTGgtctgcttctcaagctcactgGGAATGTTCTCTTGAAGTCTTCCCGCGATAGCTGCGACATCTAAGCCATCCGTGGTGAGCATTCGTTCAAAGACGGTGATGATGGTACGGCAGTGCTCGAGCTGGATGTTTCGAAGCTTGCAGAAGTGCACCATATCATAGGCCTTGCTCTGCTTGATCTCAGCGACGTTCTCGTTCTTGGTAATGACCCGCAcgatgatcttgtcaagaagcttgagaagattgtCGTTGAACGTCTTCAAAGGCCAGCCAGTGTAGGGATACAGCTCGACAACGTTCTCGTACCAAACCCAGTCAGCATCCATTACAGGAACGTCATACTGAGGATTCAGCCCAAAAAGCTGCCAAACCATACTCAAAGGCCTCACACCCGATCCCGCAATCGTCATGAGATTACCAAAAAGACctctcatcaatctcgtAACCGTATCCTCAGCCTTATCCAACACAACAGGAGCACTCGTTCTCATCGCAGCAAGCTTCGACATAGCCGCCATAAGCAACGAACTCATCAGATGGCCAATCTCAGGACTTCCTGCTTCAAAGTTATACTCCCTTGAAGCAACAGCTTGGCTAAGTGTATCTCTCATCATGATGCGTAGCGCGGCGATGTGTGATTCATTGCACTTCTCCATCCAGCGGATTGTGTATGGACTCTTGAGGTTGACGAATTCATCCCAGCATACCCATGCTAGCATTGAGCCGACGCCGCGCTGTTGGCTGAGGTAGGGAAGGGCGAGGATGGGATGGTCGGGACCGGCTTGGCTGACGAGGGGGCCGGCGTGTTGGCTTTGGGATTGTTCCATGATGATGCCGGCGTCGAAGCcatcaagatgaaggattCGATCGTCAAGTGCACAGCAAGGCCTAGTAATATTAGCATAAGAACTCTTGAACAAGCGTGTATCGTAAACTTACTTGGCATCAATGGTAGTGCCCTTCAACTTCGCCAGCATCTGCTTATACGGTACCGTCTCAATATTTAATAACATCACCcccatctcctcagcatGCTTCTCCAACAATCCCGTCAAACTCTCAAAAGTCATCGACTTGGTCGCCTCAACATTATTCTGAATCTGCGTCTGTCTCATAAGCCTCTTCATATCATGCGTTCTCTTCGACGTCGTCTGAACAGAGATCATATTCGCAAGACTTGTAATAACAGGCTCAAGGGCAGTCTGTAACTCCTTGTTGACCTTTCTCAAGTCACCCAgcatcttgttcttcttgttgagaatggcTTGATCATCGGTGCGAAGGTTGCTGGTTATGAAGGCTATGTACTCGCTGCGAAGAGGCGCCGTCTTCTTGTCGATCTTGGAGGAGAGCGTGTCGACGAGGGTCTTCGAGAGTTGTTGGAGATCCTTTTGGCTGAGAAGGGCTTGGAGTTGGGGAACTGCGGCGGTGATGTCGTCGTGCATGGAGTTGATCTCGGCGATGCTGAGACCCTCGAAGATCTGGGATAAATCCCGGGGACGAACGACTTGGGCTGAGTAGGGCAGATAAATAGCGTTGGCATCACTGAGATTGACCAGTCTAGAAATCTTTGGCGCCAACAAAGATTCCACACTGTTCGACATGATGATCTCGGTGATATCCTCTCCAAAGTTCAACTTGGTCGTATCCAAGATCTTGTGGTTC from Fusarium oxysporum Fo47 chromosome III, complete sequence harbors:
- a CDS encoding major facilitator superfamily domain-containing protein, producing the protein MTSTDRVPIPGEARLILADSATDASCFVLQPTPSKDPNEPLNWPTWRKLFNFGLSIAVTVAAFTNVSIQTVFWQQMTVDMGVSIQQLTNAQSAQLAGLAMGCLFFIPLAIKYGRRSAYIISTAVLAGVSWWTSRMQSYPELIVTMVITGLGGAINETAVQMTISDLFFVHHRGSANAVYFTAVMVGSFLAPMAAGTQAANQGWRWSYYTLSICLTILFVVFIFAFEETKYIPVSVGEADNDDACSEQNPTEKDIDSKNKVGSDLVTVATHTDPTIPMNSYRQCMRLTTTTSESLPRLFMMPFHVITLPHVMFTALQFASGVCWLVIFMQIISIVFSAPPYSFTTAGIGYMALGPFVGNIFGSIYGGPLADWTVVRLARRNGGVYEPEMRLYPLVIPTFFMAGGIIMFGATAARGMHWIYPSLGGAFFAFGLGANGDITFTLIIDTYRELVAEAFIGIAFLRNAVSVGVTFAIVPWMTSMGLTNMFIISGCIAFAIGSLFVPMIIYGKKIRTTLAPRYWKLVEMRSRI
- a CDS encoding uncharacterized protein (uncharacterized protein family UPF0311), translating into MSSHVPSPGNDFSPSEADIPTMRMPHLEFIYRIVAEMDKDGVTEIAGIDGTSKSRVVLPIQGGQVNGPQIKGIIVDKSGADWAEVINPNKSLVRLNAMYTLRTHDNVHILVKAQGIYRTGPGVEEQVGERDTVTQDEMEYFTHIKFEAPGDSSYGWLNSVVAIGAMIMSEGRPVIDCYRLTNFPGKRAANL
- a CDS encoding amidase signature domain-containing protein encodes the protein MPATTTNWKTIAAQHREKQRDAVPTEWLLPEKQLQGLKNNGDGNGSKLIESKAVQRSGLLTEKEIVITERYTAAELLSKIHSQELSSEEVTVAFSKRASLAQQLTSCLTEIMFKEGIQRAKELDEQLKTTGKLAGPLHGLPISLKDSYRVKGHHATVGYVEFLRQPIPDHNSALVDLLLDAGAVLYCKTNLPQTMMTADSENNIFGRTLNPHNTSLTAGGSTGGEGALVAFRGSPLGVGSDIAGSIRIPSLCCGIYGFKPTSERVPFGGQSEYPFPKDHIPGIAPVGGPMANSIEDLELFMKITLAQRPWNYDPTVVDIPWRDLGEADTKLTIGVMAEDPEYPLHPPVRRALAKAASSLENAGHKLVYLSQDPKRNAGLGARIGFQLFSIMGPDLDTVSREIGEPLVNSVAIAVHPFANGNFPVPPDLEIPAKISRLNEVRFEYLKAWQETYRDNKLDVILAPGAATTAIPHDTYGVPIYTLMWNVLDFPAGIIPFGNSSKFEDSEHVKAKAPFDPDYIPEATDGAPTAIQIIAPRFRDEECLRAMNIVDKAIRNSRAEKL